In Candidatus Aegiribacteria sp., the sequence AGGGAAAGGGGAAAACAATGAAGCGTACAATAGTATTAGCTCTGATGATTTGCCTTGGCCTTGCATCAACAGGTTTAGCTAAGACCTGGACAGCCGAGGAGCTTTCACAGTATTCACAGGCAGAAATCGAAGCAATGGGAAACGACAACATCCATCTCCAGATCGCTTATTGGGAATGGAGAAAAGCTGTTGCCGATGAACGCATTGCCGAGCTTGAACCTCAGGTTCTTCCTTTAAGGGAAGAGCATGCAGAGATTCACGCAACGCTTGCTGAACTCACCGCAGAGATCAACTCTCTCAGGGCAGAGATCAACCGTCTGCGTAGCGCAGGTGTTCTGCATCTCATTCTTGACGGGGAATCTCTCTGGAAAATTGCTTCCTATCACTACCACTATGGTGATGGTTCACAGTGGCCTGTAATTTATGAACGCAACCGTGACACTATAAGTGATCCAAACCTCATTTATGCGGGTCATACTCTTTGGGTACCAGTACCGCTGCTTAACTCTTACACCGTTATTGAGGGAGACTTCCTCGGTAAGATTGCAGGATACGATGTAGTCTACGGTGACAGAGGCATGTGGCCACAGCTGTACGAAGCCAACCGCGACATAATCAGCGATCCTAACCTGATCTATCCGGGACAGGTTCTTGATGTCAATCGCTCCTCAGGCTTCGGAGGATCACGCTAGAATCCTCGCCGTATACGGAAGGCTCTCCACTGCTTGTGGAGAGTCTTCCTTTTTTTCATTGGAAATTTAACTGATGTCTGATAAATCAATTGTTTTGCTGGTTCCTTTATCTGCTGATCAAGCAGGAAGTATTCTTGGCGCAGGCGATGTCAATCTGAGACATATATGTAATACTCTTGGCATTGAAGCTGTTTACAGAGATGGAAATCTCAGTTTGAAGGGAACCAGGCATTCCGTTGAGAAGGCAAGGGCCGTTATTTACAGGCTTCTGCATGAACTTGAAGTATCAAATTATCTCTGTGATCACAGTCTTGATGCCGCTCTGAGCTTTCCGGACAAACATGATCATACTCTTGAAATATCCGTTCCCGGACGCGCGGGTCATATAATCGCTAAAACTGCCGGTCAGGAGAAATATCTCAATGCTATGAGGAATTCTGAAATTGTGTTCTGCATCGGTCCCGCAGGTACAGGAAAGACATTTCTTGCGGTTGCCAGCGCTGTTGCAGCTCTTACGGATGGATTAGTTGATAGAATAATAATATCGAGGCCTGCCGTAGAAGCCGGTGAAAAACTAGGCTTTCTACCGGGAGATCTGCAGCAAAAAATTGACCCTTACCTGAAACCTGTATACGATGCCCTCTATGACACTCTCTCTCCTGCGAAAGTGCAGCGGTCATTAGACAACAGGATTATCGAGGTTGCTCCATTGGCATATATGAGAGGAAGAACTCTCAACAACGCTTTCGTAATACTGGATGAAGCTCAAAATACGACTATTACTCAACTTAAAATGTTTATAACCAGGCTGGGGTACAGCTCGAGAGCCGTAATTACAGGAGATATAACCCAGATCGACCTCAAACCGGCATCATCATCCGGACTCGTCCTGATCAGAAATATTCTCTCCGGAATAGAAGGCATTGAATTCACATTCCTGAACCGCGAGGATGTAGTAAGACATCCGCTTGTTCAGAAGATTATATCCGCTTTCGAGCGAGAGTCAGGAAATCATGCGGATTAACCCGCATATTTCACCAGCTTCCTGCTGCAGCGCCTCATACAGCTGCGTCTACTTCGTTATGCTCGCACATCCGTCCTCGAAGTACTGTTCAAGTACATCTGCGGAGTCTGCACTCGCAAGCCTCGTATCCACAACTGTTTGCGACGCTTCGCAACGAAAACATCCTGCCATTACATCAGCGGTTCCCGGACAGACGTTCGGAAAGCTGGTAAAATATGCGGGTTAGAAATATACTTTTCGGCAGTCTTCTAACAGCAGTATTCCTTTTTACTTTCTATCTGCTTCTTTTGCCTGAACATGCATTCATGGACCTTGATCTTAAAGTTGGTCAGACTCTTGAACATGATCTTGTAGCTACTGTTGACTTTGATCTGCCCTATCAAGAAGAGGATTTGCTGGAAATACAAGCGGCAACAAGATCCTCAGTTCCAGTTCATCTTGAATACGATTACAGCATATGGAGTACGCTGAGGGAGGAACTCAATTCTGTTTTACTGCGATCAACATGTGATACCTCATTTACAAATGGAATGCTCTACGAGCTATTTTCAATGTATGAGGTCGGAGTGTTTGATCTGCTGGAGGTGCGGGATAATTACAGCGGAGAACTGGCTGTTCTTCTAAGCAAATCAGGAACAACTGACTGTCAGCTCTTCGATTTATACGAAATGAAGGATATCAGGGATATTCTGGTTCTTAACCTCAGCCGCTGGTATCTCACCGATGAAGAATTGCATGAAATTACCGTTCTTCTTAAGCCCAATCTTCTGTCTGAAGATTCATCCAGAAACGCAAGCGCTGACGCTGCTGTTGCTGGTCTGAATAATATTGACACAACTATCACAGCCGGCAGCATCCTGCTTGAAGCAGAGAAACCCGTGACAATAAGAACTATTGAATATATCCGTCAACTTGAAAGCGTATCTGTCGAATATCATGGATTCACACATCTGGCTGGATTGATGCTGCTTATTTCGATTATTCTCGCTATTTCAATATTCTATGTTCATGACATCATGCCGGATACATGGAAGGCTGCTAACCGCTTCTTTCTTCTTGGAGTAATCTGGATAATATCTCTCGCGGCAACAGGTATTCTCTGGCTGGCGATGAAAGAAACCACAGGATATCCTTACGCAACGCTCATCACATTCGGGGCAGCCATGACGAGTATATTCTTCCACAGGCGTCATGCTGTCTTCTTCACATTAATGTTTTCGCTGGTTCTTGGAGTGGTGCATCCTCACCCTTTTTCAATTGTACTGATTTCCTCAATATCAGGTCTTCTTGCAGCGATGACAGCATGGGATGTCCGCAGAAGAAGCAGCATTCCAACAGCGATTGGTCTTTCAACAATTGGTGGAATCGGAATATATCTCCTTCTTTACATGTTGAACGCGTCACCTGAAACTAATTCCCTTGTTGAATCCATTCTTGGATTATTAATTGCTCCTATAATTGGAATTGGAGCAGCCAGCGCGCTTCTGTTCCTGTTTGAAAAAATATTTGGCGTATATACTGTACTGGCTATAGATGAAGCCAACAGAACCGATCATCCTCTTCTTAAGGAAATGAGGGATCTGGCTCCAGGTACATGGAGCCATTCTCAAATAGTCTCTGAACTTGCAAGTCGCGCTGCAGGAGCCATTGATGCCTGGGAATCTCTTGCATCTGCCGGAGGTTATTTCCATGACGTTGGTAAAATAAGTTCTCCAGAGTTTTTCATTGAGAATCAGAGAAACGTACCCAATCCTCACGACAGTATGAATCCGTGGGAAAGCGCTAAAATAATAATCGCTCATGTTAGAATTGGGGTTGCGCTGGCAGAAAAAGCCAAGCTGCCTCGGGCTGTAATCGATATTATCCAGCAGCATCACGGCTCAAGCCTGGCGAAGTATTTCTATAGCAGGGCAATTAAGGAAGCTATCGATCCAGGTTCTGTTTCGGAGAGTGAATTCCGCTATCCCGGGCCCCGTCCCGCGACTATTGAGGCTGCACTTGTCCTCCTTGCTGATCAGGTAGCGTCCGCAACCAAGAACCTTGCTGATCCACAGAATCTGGCGGATATCATCACCAGTATAATCGATGAGAAAGATCTTGAGGGACAGCTTGATGATTGCCACCTTACAAGAAGAAACCTGAAGACAATCGCGAGTGTGTTTACTTCTGTCCTCGAAAACAAATTCTATAAGAGAGTCAAGGACTACCCCTCAGGAGATCTGAATAATGGAAATTAGCTCCATTCTGACAGATCCTGCTTTTAAGCAGGACAGAATCGAAAGTCTGATCGAAACACTTCTGGACGGGAATGTGGAAATTGTCATCGCGGATCCGGGATATATGAAAGTTCTGAACAGGAAATACAGACACATTGACAGATCCACTGATGTGCTGTCCTTTGATCTGGCAACCTCCGACGAAGAGCGACCGGATGGTATCGTGTATGTGGACGGCAGGGTATTTCCACCCTATGAAGCTCTTCTGGAGCGGATATTTCATGGATATCTTCATCTTTCAGGTTACACTCATGAGGATTCGGAGAAGGCGGAAATCATGAATGAAAGAGTTGCCAGACTGGTTTCCAGGGCTATAGAGAGGCTGGACCTGAATTGACAGCATCGATAATTATCCTATCTGCGGGTTTTGCTGCTCTGTTCATTTCCTCCGGAATAAGGACCTGTCTTCCCGAACTTATCCTTAACAAAGGAAGAGACCCTTCGGAGCGAAGACAGGTAGCCGTTTCCCACCTTGGTACTATCTGGCTGATCAGATTCACAGGTATTATTGCAGCAGGAGCGGGAGCGGTTCTCATGTCAATTCAAACATCTTCCGTATTCCCTGTACCTGTATGGTTTTCAGCTTTTTCTCTCGCAATAGCTGTTTTCCTTCTGGGGGAGATACTGCCATCTCTTATCGCAAGAGCAAATCCGGACAGGTTTCTGATCATTTTCAGATTACCGTACTTTCTTATAGCATTTCTGTTTCGCCTTCCTGCTCTTCTTATCCTTGGAAAGCCGGGTCAGGAAAATCCCGATTATGAGGATTGGCTTATTACACCACCGGATGTAATCTGGCTTGAGAGACGAAGGGAGAAAGGTGAGCCGGGGGAATACGAAAAGGAACAGGAGTTGATGGACAGTATTATCGATTTCTCGGATAAAATTATCAGAGAGGTTATGATTCCCCGGATTGACATGCTCTGCGTTGAGATACAGGCCGATCTTGATACTATTATTGATGAAGTCAGAAAAGCAGGGCATTCCAGAATTCCGGTTTACCACGAAAAGATAGATGATATTACTGGAGTTCTTTATGTAAAAGATCTGCTTGCTCTTCTGTCAAAAGGAAAACAGAATTTCGACTTGAAGACCCTCCTTAGAAAACCCTATTTCGTACCGGAGTATAAGCGTATTGATGAACTTCTACGGGAATTTCAGGCGAACAGAATACATATGGCGATTGTTGTTGACGAGTATGGCGGCACTGCAGGCCTGGTAACAATAGAAGACATTATGGAAGAAGTTTTCGGAGAGATACTGGATGAATATGACGAGGAAACCCTTCTCGTTAAATCCCTTGGAAATGATTCATATCTGCTTGACGCCCGGCTTCCCATCGATGATCTGAATGAGCTGCTTGACACCTCGTTTGAGGATGATGCCAACGAAAGTCTCGGTGGTATGGTTTATCAGGTTATGGGCAAAATTCCCCGTCAGGGAGAAACGGTAATACATTCCTCTTTCAAGTTCACCGTTGAGAAGGTTAGGGCTCAGCGAATTCTGCTTGTCCGAATTGAGCCGGCAGGTTCTTCTTCCCCCCCTGACGGAGCGTGAGATAATTCGAATAACAACCTGTGCATTTGTTCTCCGTAGAGCACGATGGAGCGAATCCTCCCTCTGAAGCCTTTAACCAAATCAGGAGTAGAATGAAACCCGAACACCCGAAAACGGAAATCAGACCGTTCGAAGAACTGCTGCACGGTCAAAGGATGGTTGATAATTACCGTTGGCTTGAAACTGCCAGTGATGAGCGCAGTACCTGGATAGACGAGCAGAACAAACTCGCTGACAGCCTTATCCTCGATGATCCGAAGCGTGAGATGTTTGCAGAGCGATTCGATCAGCTGCTCAACTACGATCGGACAGGTTTTCCCCGGGCCACTCTTTCGCGGATATTCTACTCAAGGATAAAACATGATGAGAAACATTCATCCTTATACATGCGCGATTGGCCTGACGGTGATGAACAAATCCTGATAGACATTGACAGATTCAGCGAACAGGGCAATATCAGCATTGGTGCATACAGGCCTACACGTGACGGCAGCCTTCTCGCCTACGGTCTCTCGAAAGATGGAAGTGACTGGTTACACTGGTACATCATGGATATTGAGACTGGTGATATCCTCGACGAGATTCCTCGCCTCGTATATACATCTGTTTCATGGTTACCCGATAAAAGCGGCTTCTTTTATTCCCGTTCGATGCACTCAGATCCTGAGGAACTCAAGAAGACCGGCATGAAGGTTTTCTTCCACAAACTCGGTGCGGACTGGCGTAACGATGAGATGATCTTCGGTGACGAACTTACGGAATCTGATCTTCCGGATGTGTGGAAAATTTCCAAGGATGGCCGCCATCTCATAATTTTCGTTGACCATGGACTGACTCTGAATGAGCTCTTCTATGCTGATCTTTCAAAGCCTGAACTGAAGATTGAATCAATAACTGCGAATCATGACGGTCGGTTCTACCCTGATATTGAAGATGACGTGCTCTATGTCATGACAAATGACAGTGCGCCTAAATACAGGCTTTGCCGCATAAGCCTTGATGGAACATTGCCGAGTATCGACAGGTGGAAAACGATCATCACCGAGGGTGACGATGTTCTTTCTTCTTTCACTGTTATCGGTGACCGGCTATTTGTTAACCGCTCAGTAGATGTGATTCAGCACACCTCCATACATTCTCTTGACGGCAGGAAGATAGGAGAGCTTGAGTATCCTGGCGTCGGCACGGGTTCACTTCCATATGGAGAGGATGAGGTGGATGCGGTTTTTGTTTCATATTCCTCCTTTTTCGAACCCCCTGTGATGTATCGGTACGACATCAGAAGCAACAAGTTAAGCGTTTTCATCAAGAGCAGTCTGACAGTGAACACCGAAGATTATATCACTGAACAGATCTTCTATCGCAGCTTCGACGGGACAGCGGTGCCTATGTTCGTTATCCGCTCGAAGAATACCCCGCTTGATGGATCCAATCCGACTATTCTCACCGGATACGGAGGTTTCGAGCATTCATTGAAACCATTCTTTTCGTCCAGGATCCTGTTCTGGCTCGAGCAGGGTGGGATATACGCTATTGCTAACATTCGAGGCGGCGGTGAGTATGGCGAGAACTGGCACCTCGACGGCATGCTTGGGAAGAAGCAGAATGTGTTTGACGATTTCATCGCTGCCGGAGAGGCTTTGATCGGCGAAAGACCGGTGCGTCTTTCGAACGAGGATAATTTCGCGATTCGTCACTATTCTAGCCGAGAACACATTGGTATTATGGGTAGCAGTAATGGAGGTCTTCTTACAGGCGCTGCTCTCGTACAGCGTCCTGATCTTTGGGCAGCGGTTATTTCCAATGTTCCGCTTCTTGACATGATGCGCTTCCATTTAACCGAAGGCGGTAAATACTGGATTTCCGAGTATGGTGACCCGGATAATTCCGAGCATTTCAGATGGCTGATTGAATATTCACCTTATCACAATGTGAAGAACGGCTCGCAATTTCCAGCGACTCTCTTAATTACATCGCTCCATGATGACAGAGGTAC encodes:
- a CDS encoding LysM peptidoglycan-binding domain-containing protein, with the protein product GKGKTMKRTIVLALMICLGLASTGLAKTWTAEELSQYSQAEIEAMGNDNIHLQIAYWEWRKAVADERIAELEPQVLPLREEHAEIHATLAELTAEINSLRAEINRLRSAGVLHLILDGESLWKIASYHYHYGDGSQWPVIYERNRDTISDPNLIYAGHTLWVPVPLLNSYTVIEGDFLGKIAGYDVVYGDRGMWPQLYEANRDIISDPNLIYPGQVLDVNRSSGFGGSR
- a CDS encoding prolyl oligopeptidase family serine peptidase, giving the protein MKPEHPKTEIRPFEELLHGQRMVDNYRWLETASDERSTWIDEQNKLADSLILDDPKREMFAERFDQLLNYDRTGFPRATLSRIFYSRIKHDEKHSSLYMRDWPDGDEQILIDIDRFSEQGNISIGAYRPTRDGSLLAYGLSKDGSDWLHWYIMDIETGDILDEIPRLVYTSVSWLPDKSGFFYSRSMHSDPEELKKTGMKVFFHKLGADWRNDEMIFGDELTESDLPDVWKISKDGRHLIIFVDHGLTLNELFYADLSKPELKIESITANHDGRFYPDIEDDVLYVMTNDSAPKYRLCRISLDGTLPSIDRWKTIITEGDDVLSSFTVIGDRLFVNRSVDVIQHTSIHSLDGRKIGELEYPGVGTGSLPYGEDEVDAVFVSYSSFFEPPVMYRYDIRSNKLSVFIKSSLTVNTEDYITEQIFYRSFDGTAVPMFVIRSKNTPLDGSNPTILTGYGGFEHSLKPFFSSRILFWLEQGGIYAIANIRGGGEYGENWHLDGMLGKKQNVFDDFIAAGEALIGERPVRLSNEDNFAIRHYSSREHIGIMGSSNGGLLTGAALVQRPDLWAAVISNVPLLDMMRFHLTEGGKYWISEYGDPDNSEHFRWLIEYSPYHNVKNGSQFPATLLITSLHDDRGTDSMHAFKMTAKLQVCNTSDKPIILRTLTNVGHGAGRTTQMSIAEQTEIFIFMLKHLL
- a CDS encoding HDIG domain-containing protein; translation: MRVRNILFGSLLTAVFLFTFYLLLLPEHAFMDLDLKVGQTLEHDLVATVDFDLPYQEEDLLEIQAATRSSVPVHLEYDYSIWSTLREELNSVLLRSTCDTSFTNGMLYELFSMYEVGVFDLLEVRDNYSGELAVLLSKSGTTDCQLFDLYEMKDIRDILVLNLSRWYLTDEELHEITVLLKPNLLSEDSSRNASADAAVAGLNNIDTTITAGSILLEAEKPVTIRTIEYIRQLESVSVEYHGFTHLAGLMLLISIILAISIFYVHDIMPDTWKAANRFFLLGVIWIISLAATGILWLAMKETTGYPYATLITFGAAMTSIFFHRRHAVFFTLMFSLVLGVVHPHPFSIVLISSISGLLAAMTAWDVRRRSSIPTAIGLSTIGGIGIYLLLYMLNASPETNSLVESILGLLIAPIIGIGAASALLFLFEKIFGVYTVLAIDEANRTDHPLLKEMRDLAPGTWSHSQIVSELASRAAGAIDAWESLASAGGYFHDVGKISSPEFFIENQRNVPNPHDSMNPWESAKIIIAHVRIGVALAEKAKLPRAVIDIIQQHHGSSLAKYFYSRAIKEAIDPGSVSESEFRYPGPRPATIEAALVLLADQVASATKNLADPQNLADIITSIIDEKDLEGQLDDCHLTRRNLKTIASVFTSVLENKFYKRVKDYPSGDLNNGN
- a CDS encoding rRNA maturation RNAse YbeY, with the protein product MEISSILTDPAFKQDRIESLIETLLDGNVEIVIADPGYMKVLNRKYRHIDRSTDVLSFDLATSDEERPDGIVYVDGRVFPPYEALLERIFHGYLHLSGYTHEDSEKAEIMNERVARLVSRAIERLDLN
- a CDS encoding PhoH family protein — protein: MSDKSIVLLVPLSADQAGSILGAGDVNLRHICNTLGIEAVYRDGNLSLKGTRHSVEKARAVIYRLLHELEVSNYLCDHSLDAALSFPDKHDHTLEISVPGRAGHIIAKTAGQEKYLNAMRNSEIVFCIGPAGTGKTFLAVASAVAALTDGLVDRIIISRPAVEAGEKLGFLPGDLQQKIDPYLKPVYDALYDTLSPAKVQRSLDNRIIEVAPLAYMRGRTLNNAFVILDEAQNTTITQLKMFITRLGYSSRAVITGDITQIDLKPASSSGLVLIRNILSGIEGIEFTFLNREDVVRHPLVQKIISAFERESGNHAD
- a CDS encoding hemolysin family protein, with amino-acid sequence MTASIIILSAGFAALFISSGIRTCLPELILNKGRDPSERRQVAVSHLGTIWLIRFTGIIAAGAGAVLMSIQTSSVFPVPVWFSAFSLAIAVFLLGEILPSLIARANPDRFLIIFRLPYFLIAFLFRLPALLILGKPGQENPDYEDWLITPPDVIWLERRREKGEPGEYEKEQELMDSIIDFSDKIIREVMIPRIDMLCVEIQADLDTIIDEVRKAGHSRIPVYHEKIDDITGVLYVKDLLALLSKGKQNFDLKTLLRKPYFVPEYKRIDELLREFQANRIHMAIVVDEYGGTAGLVTIEDIMEEVFGEILDEYDEETLLVKSLGNDSYLLDARLPIDDLNELLDTSFEDDANESLGGMVYQVMGKIPRQGETVIHSSFKFTVEKVRAQRILLVRIEPAGSSSPPDGA